One genomic segment of Methanothermobacter wolfeii includes these proteins:
- a CDS encoding helicase-related protein: protein MIRNGTVIEGPLWPEPVEIKSVSRIGENLRIIGALINSNEHIDQILTPDECRRIRGGEVKLDFSASGEEFFLALESYRYRNASIFDPFLAMNSSRIDPLPFQLDAVYLHALKMPRLRYMIADDPGAGKTIMAGIIIRELKLRGVATRILIVSPGHLREQWRREMAEKFDERFIMADRGFFNSRRGENPWLTGNQFITSMDFAKQDDILRSLGAVRWDLVIVDEAHKLSATFSGKIKKRTERYRLGEVLSGTSDNMLFLTATPHSGNPESFRLLLDLLEPGFFANKGLIEEARRKDENPLFIRRTKEELRDFQGNPIFRKRFTYTHSFRLSEKEIELYNRLSEYIRKEYRRAEGSDGRIYIFALMLLQRRMASSIYALRESLIRRRIRCQEMIRSHDLEEPGINISGIEDEDEATRWREEEKLEGTIIVKSRYQLDEEVQTLTELIKMADDILAASEDTKLGELRKILDEVGDEKLLIFTEFKDTLDYLVDKLEEWGYTVSTIHGQMNMEERIAAEKEFRESTQIMVATEAAGEGINLQFCHLMVNYDIPWNPNRLEQRMGRIHRYKQSKDVYVYNLAAENTREGLVVTRLLEKLERIRKDLGSDRVYDVVGEIYHEKDIQEIIREAISAGISPDEIDRRLEPPWDILDDVLKEQLATPVNYAEIDRISQRIRERKLAPEYIEEFFRKAAQHYRWELRERSTGTYGMRTPPELLRVWTDKYKNRYGDLQRNYPVFSFEKTEDDDVDFVSFGHPLFEATLLYIGQELASDIYRGAVFRDPTGRYDGVIWFFEGAVRDGSGKIAGRKIFGVLNNGREMSIVDPSVLWNLIPDSGPSEAEYDSEGVMEFAIEEMKRFRHELLREAEKRAEIKRNYGVRSLDYSINESNSKLIDYERRLGLGEDLKLAIRNEKERLSEYKERRDSLIDEIEREKTLSINMPKQIGAIIVRGEMAEDPAIERIGMDMAMKYELEHGRIPEDVSGENLGFDVRSSGPDGTRYIEVKARSGEGNVELTQNEWLKARRFRESYWLYIVSSAATSPRLHIIRDPHSKLKPIIREEVRYVIPASQWKEASQ, encoded by the coding sequence TTGATAAGGAATGGAACAGTGATTGAGGGTCCTTTATGGCCAGAACCGGTGGAGATAAAGAGTGTTTCAAGGATAGGTGAAAACTTACGTATCATAGGCGCCCTTATAAACTCAAACGAGCACATAGACCAGATACTCACCCCTGATGAATGCAGGAGGATCAGGGGCGGTGAGGTGAAACTTGATTTTTCAGCCTCCGGGGAGGAGTTCTTCCTTGCCCTTGAATCATACCGTTACAGGAACGCGTCGATCTTCGATCCATTCCTTGCAATGAACAGTTCCAGAATAGACCCCCTACCCTTTCAGCTTGACGCTGTTTATCTTCACGCCCTCAAAATGCCAAGGCTCCGCTACATGATTGCAGACGACCCGGGGGCCGGTAAAACCATAATGGCAGGCATCATAATAAGGGAACTTAAACTCAGGGGCGTTGCGACAAGGATCCTGATAGTCTCACCGGGCCATCTGAGGGAACAGTGGAGGAGGGAGATGGCTGAAAAGTTTGATGAGAGATTCATCATGGCTGACAGGGGATTCTTCAATTCCCGGCGTGGGGAAAACCCATGGCTCACCGGCAACCAGTTCATAACATCAATGGACTTCGCAAAGCAGGACGACATCCTCAGGTCACTGGGAGCCGTGCGATGGGATCTCGTGATAGTAGACGAGGCCCACAAACTATCAGCCACATTCTCTGGGAAGATTAAGAAGAGGACAGAGAGGTACAGGCTGGGTGAGGTCCTATCAGGGACATCGGATAATATGCTCTTCCTCACAGCAACACCCCACAGCGGGAACCCTGAAAGCTTCAGACTCCTCCTGGATCTACTTGAACCTGGCTTCTTTGCAAACAAGGGACTCATAGAGGAGGCCAGGAGAAAGGATGAAAATCCCCTCTTCATAAGGAGGACCAAGGAGGAGCTCAGGGACTTCCAGGGCAACCCCATCTTCAGGAAGAGGTTCACCTACACCCACAGCTTCAGACTCTCTGAAAAGGAGATTGAACTCTACAATCGACTATCAGAGTACATAAGAAAGGAGTACAGAAGGGCGGAAGGTAGTGATGGCAGGATATACATATTCGCACTCATGCTCCTCCAGAGGAGGATGGCATCAAGCATCTACGCCCTCAGGGAGAGTCTGATAAGGAGGAGGATTCGGTGCCAGGAGATGATCAGGTCCCATGACCTGGAAGAACCAGGGATAAACATCAGTGGAATCGAGGATGAGGATGAGGCGACACGGTGGAGGGAGGAGGAGAAACTTGAAGGGACTATAATTGTAAAGAGCAGGTATCAGCTTGACGAGGAGGTTCAGACACTCACAGAACTCATCAAAATGGCAGATGACATCTTGGCGGCATCCGAGGACACAAAGCTGGGTGAACTAAGAAAGATACTTGATGAGGTGGGTGATGAGAAGCTCCTCATATTCACAGAATTCAAGGACACCCTCGACTACCTTGTGGATAAACTTGAGGAATGGGGCTACACCGTGAGCACCATACACGGCCAGATGAACATGGAGGAACGTATAGCAGCCGAAAAGGAGTTCAGGGAGAGCACCCAGATCATGGTTGCAACCGAGGCAGCCGGTGAGGGTATAAACCTCCAGTTCTGCCACCTCATGGTGAACTATGACATACCATGGAACCCAAACCGCCTCGAGCAGCGGATGGGACGTATACACAGGTACAAGCAGAGTAAGGACGTCTACGTCTATAACCTTGCAGCTGAAAACACGAGGGAGGGTCTGGTGGTCACAAGGCTCCTTGAAAAACTTGAAAGGATAAGGAAGGACCTCGGCTCAGACAGGGTATACGACGTTGTGGGTGAAATATACCATGAAAAGGACATCCAGGAAATAATAAGGGAAGCCATCTCAGCAGGTATAAGCCCTGATGAAATCGACAGGAGACTGGAGCCACCATGGGATATACTGGATGATGTTCTAAAGGAACAGCTCGCAACACCCGTTAATTATGCAGAGATAGACAGGATAAGTCAGAGGATCAGGGAACGCAAACTTGCACCAGAGTACATAGAGGAGTTCTTCAGGAAGGCAGCCCAGCACTACCGCTGGGAACTTAGGGAGAGGTCCACCGGAACCTATGGTATGAGAACGCCACCGGAACTTCTAAGGGTATGGACAGACAAATACAAAAACAGGTACGGTGACCTGCAGAGGAACTACCCTGTCTTCAGCTTTGAGAAGACAGAGGATGATGATGTAGACTTCGTATCCTTCGGCCACCCACTCTTCGAGGCAACCCTCCTCTACATAGGCCAGGAACTTGCATCGGACATATACCGTGGCGCCGTCTTCAGGGACCCCACAGGCAGATATGATGGTGTGATATGGTTCTTTGAGGGTGCCGTCAGGGATGGTTCCGGTAAGATAGCGGGCAGGAAGATATTCGGCGTCCTCAACAACGGCCGGGAGATGAGTATAGTTGACCCATCAGTCCTCTGGAACCTCATACCAGATTCAGGACCATCTGAAGCTGAATATGACAGTGAAGGGGTCATGGAATTCGCAATAGAGGAGATGAAGAGATTCAGACATGAACTCCTCAGGGAAGCAGAAAAGAGGGCGGAGATAAAGAGAAACTATGGTGTAAGGTCACTTGACTATAGTATAAATGAATCAAACAGCAAGCTAATTGATTATGAGAGGCGTCTTGGACTCGGAGAGGACCTTAAACTAGCAATCAGAAATGAGAAGGAAAGACTCAGCGAGTACAAGGAACGCCGGGATAGTCTCATTGATGAGATAGAGAGGGAGAAGACCCTCAGCATAAACATGCCCAAACAGATAGGAGCAATCATTGTCAGGGGGGAGATGGCAGAGGACCCTGCCATTGAGAGGATAGGGATGGATATGGCCATGAAGTATGAGCTTGAACATGGAAGAATCCCTGAGGATGTCTCAGGGGAAAACCTGGGTTTTGATGTCCGCTCATCAGGTCCCGATGGGACAAGGTACATTGAGGTCAAGGCAAGGAGTGGTGAGGGTAACGTTGAACTCACACAGAATGAATGGCTGAAGGCCAGACGATTCAGGGAGTCCTACTGGCTCTATATCGTGAGCAGCGCAGCTACAAGCCCCAGACTGCACATCATAAGGGACCCCCACAGTAAACTTAAACCCATAATAAGGGAAGAGGTAAGGTATGTGATACCGGCCAGTCAATGGAAGGAGGCAAGTCAATGA
- a CDS encoding DUF1156 domain-containing protein, translating into MKKALIEKTFPLRDVSEESAREKNIKSGHISTLHIWWARKPLASSRATIYASLVGAGDELEEIKRREFIKKLCKWENTNDLNTISRARKDILHEHGHPPRVLDPFGGGGSIPLEALRLGCETHSMDYNPVAVLIQKCTLEYPQKYAGSGTGWSEGENRLVRDVKRWGEWVFREAAGELRRFYPADDDGSVPVAYIWARTLPCQNPSCAAEIPLMGRFWLSRTNKNKIALKTVIEGDRIDFEMVEDPDFDPGKGTISRAIVTCPVCGSTIKADDTRRLFQEGKSGERLIAVVTSHPDRRGKEYRLPTEDDMKIFLEAEKHLEKKREKLMDEWLIDPIPDEPIPPENRRSVNVPGYGMLKWGDLFNPRQKLSLITFIEMIRNAYEEMIREGYDEEYAKIITTYLAMILGKLADWNSALCYWRPDQEGNAHVFGRPAVLMVFDYGERNPLMGKLMRPETISKVLDNLSMIPEVKGHTPNVVKASATSIPYPDNYFDGIFTDPPYYDNVPYSYLSDYFYVWLKRALGDLYPELFLTSLTPKADEMVAYTHEKSKAEANQQFEDMIRKSFQEIHRVLKPGGIANIVYAHKTAAGWETVINALLESGLTVTASWPINTEMRARLRAQKSAALRSSIYIVARKPDEEKGTGFYEEVKAELKEKLHEKLESLWMEGVSGPDFFISAIGGGLEVIGGYDSILTYSGEKVTASRLLEDIRSLAADFAIKQILENGFADELSPLTRFYLFYRWNFGNNKADFDDARLLASSLGIDLQNEKDGFIRISGSKVTVLGPDERKPDKIKPKDLIDVLHLACIHWSRGETGRMESVLTESGYGSMDSFYRVAQALIESLPDCSEKKWLEGLTLNREELMRKTAETERQQKLP; encoded by the coding sequence ATGAAAAAAGCGCTAATAGAGAAGACATTCCCCCTGAGGGATGTGAGTGAAGAATCAGCTAGGGAGAAGAATATAAAAAGCGGTCACATCTCAACACTCCACATCTGGTGGGCAAGAAAGCCCCTTGCAAGCAGCAGGGCCACAATATACGCGAGCCTCGTGGGGGCTGGAGATGAACTGGAGGAGATCAAGAGGCGGGAATTTATAAAGAAGCTCTGTAAATGGGAGAACACCAATGACCTGAACACCATAAGCCGCGCCCGGAAGGACATACTCCATGAGCACGGCCACCCCCCCAGGGTCCTTGACCCATTTGGTGGAGGCGGCAGCATACCCCTTGAGGCCCTCCGCCTTGGATGCGAGACACACAGCATGGACTACAACCCAGTGGCTGTCCTGATACAGAAGTGCACACTTGAGTATCCCCAGAAGTATGCTGGATCAGGCACCGGCTGGTCTGAGGGTGAGAACAGACTCGTAAGGGATGTGAAGAGGTGGGGTGAATGGGTCTTCAGGGAGGCTGCCGGGGAACTCAGAAGGTTCTATCCAGCTGATGATGATGGGTCGGTTCCTGTCGCCTACATATGGGCAAGGACACTACCCTGCCAGAACCCATCATGTGCTGCTGAAATACCATTAATGGGACGTTTCTGGCTTTCAAGGACGAATAAAAATAAAATAGCCCTGAAAACAGTGATTGAAGGAGATAGGATTGACTTTGAGATGGTGGAGGACCCTGATTTCGACCCTGGAAAGGGGACCATATCCAGGGCCATCGTAACCTGCCCAGTATGTGGTTCAACAATAAAGGCAGATGACACCAGGAGACTCTTCCAGGAGGGTAAATCCGGTGAGAGGCTCATAGCAGTGGTAACAAGCCACCCGGATAGGAGGGGTAAGGAGTACAGACTCCCCACAGAGGATGACATGAAGATATTCCTGGAAGCAGAAAAACACCTTGAGAAGAAAAGGGAGAAACTGATGGATGAGTGGCTAATAGACCCCATACCAGATGAACCCATACCTCCTGAGAATAGAAGAAGTGTCAACGTTCCGGGGTATGGCATGTTAAAATGGGGCGATCTTTTCAACCCACGACAGAAACTCAGCCTCATCACATTTATAGAAATGATACGAAACGCATATGAAGAGATGATCAGGGAAGGATACGATGAAGAATATGCAAAGATCATCACAACATATCTTGCAATGATACTTGGCAAATTAGCGGACTGGAACTCTGCTTTGTGTTATTGGAGACCTGATCAAGAAGGGAATGCGCATGTATTTGGGAGACCCGCTGTACTAATGGTATTTGATTATGGTGAAAGGAACCCCTTAATGGGGAAGTTGATGAGGCCAGAGACGATCAGTAAAGTTCTTGATAATCTCTCTATGATCCCTGAAGTTAAAGGCCACACCCCTAATGTAGTTAAGGCCTCCGCCACTTCAATCCCATATCCAGATAATTATTTTGATGGTATTTTCACGGATCCACCATACTATGATAATGTACCCTATTCATACCTCTCAGATTACTTTTACGTATGGCTCAAAAGGGCCCTGGGTGACCTTTACCCTGAACTCTTCCTCACATCCCTCACCCCCAAGGCTGATGAAATGGTTGCCTACACCCATGAAAAGTCCAAGGCAGAGGCCAACCAGCAATTTGAGGACATGATCCGGAAGTCCTTCCAGGAGATACACAGGGTCCTCAAACCAGGAGGCATAGCCAACATCGTCTATGCCCATAAGACCGCCGCCGGCTGGGAGACAGTAATAAACGCCCTCCTTGAATCAGGCCTCACAGTAACAGCCTCATGGCCCATAAACACAGAAATGAGGGCACGTTTGAGGGCCCAGAAGTCAGCCGCCCTCAGATCATCAATCTACATAGTGGCCCGTAAACCCGATGAGGAGAAGGGGACCGGCTTCTATGAGGAGGTGAAGGCTGAACTCAAGGAAAAACTCCATGAAAAACTTGAATCCCTCTGGATGGAGGGGGTTTCAGGCCCTGACTTCTTCATATCAGCTATAGGAGGGGGTCTTGAGGTTATAGGCGGCTATGACAGTATATTAACCTACAGTGGTGAGAAGGTCACGGCCTCCCGTTTACTTGAGGACATAAGGAGTCTTGCAGCAGATTTCGCCATAAAGCAGATCCTTGAGAATGGATTCGCCGATGAACTTTCACCCTTAACCAGATTCTACCTCTTCTATAGGTGGAACTTCGGGAACAACAAGGCGGACTTCGATGATGCAAGACTACTTGCAAGCAGCCTTGGAATAGACCTCCAGAATGAGAAGGATGGGTTCATAAGGATAAGCGGTAGCAAGGTCACAGTCCTTGGACCTGATGAAAGAAAACCTGATAAGATAAAACCCAAGGACCTTATAGACGTACTGCACCTTGCCTGTATCCACTGGAGCAGGGGTGAAACCGGGAGGATGGAATCAGTACTCACAGAATCAGGTTACGGGTCCATGGACAGCTTCTACAGGGTCGCCCAGGCCCTTATAGAATCACTGCCCGACTGCAGTGAAAAGAAATGGCTTGAAGGACTCACATTAAATCGTGAGGAACTCATGAGAAAAACAGCAGAGACAGAGAGGCAGCAGAAACTCCCATAA
- a CDS encoding YbjQ family protein: MIYVTSNYVPGYRAVEVLGFVYGLTVRSRGLGGQIGAGLRSIVGGEIKEYVQMMEHSRQEALDRMMDHARELGANAVISVRFDSDSISDIMQEILAYGTAVIIEPEE; the protein is encoded by the coding sequence ATAATATATGTAACAAGCAACTACGTCCCGGGCTACAGGGCTGTTGAGGTCCTTGGATTCGTCTATGGCCTTACAGTGAGGAGCAGGGGTCTTGGAGGTCAGATAGGGGCCGGTTTAAGGTCAATTGTGGGTGGTGAGATCAAGGAGTACGTTCAGATGATGGAACACTCCCGTCAGGAGGCCCTTGACCGTATGATGGACCATGCAAGGGAACTGGGCGCCAATGCAGTTATAAGCGTGCGCTTTGACTCTGACTCAATCTCCGATATCATGCAGGAGATCCTTGCATACGGCACCGCGGTTATCATCGAACCCGAAGAATAA
- a CDS encoding ATP-binding protein: protein MKPFVSVAEPHDDVLGKELTLDTFAANLWSVHRGEAPEEYQNPDVFWEKTYTTRGLKNIMETVKRRLEGGPGDPVIQLQTPFGGGKTHTLISLYHMASEMDARVVVIAGDALDAAETTLWAELERQLRGENREFTNETSPGTEKLKRLLQETSPVLILMDEVLVYGQKAAGVIVGDSTLSEQIGPFIQELTEVVSSLREVSLVVTLPSSHLEHYGEAAERLYQQIAKVLGRTHKIIAPVENDEIYDVINRRLFKRIHEDEKKSIVHEIVDIAYDNGLLPESMEKSEYRELFLKSYPFQPEVIDVLYERWGSFPKFQRTRGVLRLLALVVRSLCDSTRPFIRLADFDLSLGDIKREFIEFTGNEFDSIIASDITSPDSGAVATDDKLQSYRPYRLGTSIATTIFLYSFAGGSERVGAGIREIKLSCIDPNLPVSIVTEALEMMRKRLFYLHERDGLYYFSSKPNLERLIVTRKENVSEDDIREMEEDFIKKIVGKKKLEVHIWPGKSSDIPDTMKLKLVVLRDDSEVDEFISNKGKHPRVYRNSLIFLLPAPDERPAFNEFVRTQAALKSIYNDRTLQMDENERKGIKHRIRENEKDSNTRTRNLYRHVIIPAKEGTERLDLGRPAYGVDTPVEYEIESLLKQEDKLVDKLNHDVLAARYLKGDYAETARILESFYSVPGEIRITGEDVLKKAIKLGVKRGSFGLGVLVDDKPECTFIEEDCSPSLSDGEIIIKPHLCVKEPMEEEKPAGEEAPPAPMKSAEIVEKPEEPEKMEFKQEPDKTKAIRSISLEFRIPDQEMIQITKIKKVLMKYFNDVQVELDVTIRSADGEMPESEYRNIKDFFNEQGIRVREDRRA, encoded by the coding sequence ATGAAGCCCTTTGTTAGTGTGGCTGAACCGCATGATGATGTACTTGGAAAGGAACTAACCCTGGATACCTTCGCAGCAAACCTCTGGAGCGTCCACAGGGGAGAGGCACCCGAGGAGTACCAGAACCCCGATGTCTTCTGGGAGAAGACCTACACTACCAGGGGCCTCAAGAACATAATGGAAACCGTGAAAAGGAGGCTTGAAGGAGGGCCCGGGGACCCTGTAATACAGTTACAGACACCCTTCGGTGGGGGTAAGACCCACACCCTCATATCCCTCTACCACATGGCATCAGAGATGGATGCCAGGGTTGTTGTTATAGCTGGCGACGCCCTTGACGCCGCCGAGACAACACTGTGGGCAGAACTCGAGAGGCAGCTGAGGGGGGAGAACAGGGAATTCACAAACGAGACGTCCCCAGGCACAGAAAAGCTTAAGAGACTCCTCCAGGAGACGAGTCCCGTCCTGATACTCATGGATGAGGTCCTTGTTTATGGACAGAAGGCTGCAGGTGTCATTGTTGGTGACTCCACCCTTTCAGAGCAGATAGGACCCTTCATTCAGGAGCTCACAGAGGTGGTTTCATCCCTCAGGGAGGTTTCACTGGTTGTAACCCTCCCATCAAGCCACCTTGAACACTATGGTGAGGCCGCAGAGAGGCTCTACCAGCAGATCGCAAAGGTCCTGGGCAGGACCCATAAGATAATCGCGCCGGTTGAGAACGATGAGATCTATGACGTCATAAACAGGAGACTCTTCAAGAGGATACATGAGGATGAGAAGAAGTCTATAGTCCATGAAATAGTTGACATTGCCTATGATAACGGGTTGCTCCCGGAGTCCATGGAGAAGTCAGAGTACAGGGAGTTATTCCTCAAGAGCTACCCCTTCCAGCCTGAGGTCATAGACGTCCTCTATGAGAGGTGGGGGTCCTTCCCAAAGTTCCAGAGGACCAGGGGTGTTCTCAGGTTACTGGCACTTGTTGTAAGGTCACTCTGCGACTCAACGAGGCCCTTCATAAGACTTGCAGACTTCGACCTCTCACTGGGGGATATAAAGAGGGAGTTCATAGAATTCACAGGCAACGAGTTTGACAGTATAATAGCATCTGACATCACATCACCCGATTCAGGTGCAGTCGCGACGGATGATAAACTGCAGAGCTACAGGCCCTACAGGCTCGGCACATCGATAGCCACAACGATATTCCTCTACTCCTTCGCCGGTGGAAGTGAAAGGGTTGGTGCGGGTATCAGGGAGATTAAACTCTCATGCATAGACCCGAATCTTCCGGTGAGCATAGTAACCGAGGCGCTGGAGATGATGAGGAAGAGGCTCTTCTACCTCCATGAGAGGGACGGCCTCTACTACTTCAGCAGCAAACCCAACCTTGAAAGACTCATAGTGACACGGAAGGAGAACGTATCAGAGGATGATATCAGGGAAATGGAGGAGGACTTCATCAAGAAGATAGTGGGTAAGAAGAAGTTAGAGGTGCACATCTGGCCAGGGAAATCATCGGACATCCCTGACACCATGAAACTCAAACTGGTGGTCCTCAGGGATGACTCAGAGGTTGATGAATTCATAAGCAATAAGGGTAAACATCCAAGGGTCTACAGGAACTCCCTGATCTTCCTCCTACCAGCCCCCGACGAAAGACCCGCATTCAATGAATTTGTAAGGACACAGGCAGCACTCAAAAGCATATACAATGACAGGACCCTCCAGATGGATGAGAATGAAAGGAAAGGAATAAAACACAGGATCCGTGAAAATGAGAAGGATTCAAATACGCGTACAAGGAACCTCTACCGTCATGTTATCATACCTGCAAAGGAGGGAACAGAGAGGTTAGACCTTGGAAGGCCAGCCTATGGTGTGGACACACCTGTGGAGTACGAGATAGAATCCCTCCTGAAACAGGAGGATAAACTTGTAGATAAGCTCAACCATGACGTGCTGGCAGCAAGATACCTTAAGGGTGATTACGCTGAGACAGCAAGGATACTGGAATCATTCTACAGCGTACCTGGGGAGATAAGGATAACCGGCGAGGATGTCCTCAAGAAGGCCATAAAGCTTGGTGTTAAGAGAGGATCCTTTGGTCTGGGGGTTCTGGTTGATGATAAACCAGAATGCACCTTTATTGAGGAGGACTGCAGCCCATCGCTTTCAGATGGAGAAATAATAATAAAGCCCCACCTCTGCGTGAAGGAACCCATGGAAGAAGAGAAACCAGCAGGGGAAGAGGCACCCCCCGCACCCATGAAGAGTGCCGAAATCGTCGAGAAACCTGAGGAACCAGAGAAGATGGAGTTTAAACAGGAACCCGACAAAACAAAAGCTATAAGATCCATCAGCCTGGAATTCAGAATCCCCGACCAGGAAATGATACAGATAACGAAGATCAAGAAAGTACTCATGAAGTACTTCAATGATGTTCAAGTGGAACTCGATGTCACCATACGCTCAGCTGATGGTGAGATGCCTGAATCAGAATACAGAAACATCAAGGACTTCTTCAATGAACAGGGTATAAGGGTGCGAGAGGATAGGAGGGCATGA
- a CDS encoding amino acid permease, giving the protein MSEGLRRELTFFDAVSLVIGTIVGADIYIVAAYGAGSLGPASILSWIIGGLMAMVLALVFSEASAIMPRTGGPYSYAREALGEFAGFITGWSLWVSSWIAIAVFPVAFVYYLSQFIGLSPTAEALIKVIFILSLTAINISGVGRAGKVNDVLTVLKVAPLILLVVTGILRFIWDPSGLLSGYTPFAPMGLGALGSVTVLVFWAYVGFELVTVPAGEVKNPGRIIPLAIIIGMVFVMVFYLLTNFVILGLVPWGVLTSSPAPLTLAGYSALGGAGALILTLGALISIAGSEEAGMLTTARLLHVMSLDGFLPGWLSRIHPRFRTPHLSILVQNLTALVAALTGTAAGLIELSVLTLLLAYMSTCVSLPVLRRRRYRDAGVPLKSILGVLICLYLLANTGTGTILAGSLLIVAGVPIYLRYRRRNQNL; this is encoded by the coding sequence ATGAGTGAAGGTCTTAGAAGGGAGCTCACATTCTTTGATGCCGTGAGCCTCGTCATCGGAACCATTGTGGGCGCGGATATCTACATAGTTGCAGCCTACGGTGCAGGGAGCCTTGGACCCGCATCCATACTCTCATGGATAATTGGGGGTCTAATGGCAATGGTCCTCGCCCTTGTATTCTCAGAGGCATCGGCCATAATGCCAAGGACAGGGGGCCCCTACTCCTATGCAAGGGAAGCCCTTGGAGAATTCGCGGGTTTTATAACCGGCTGGTCCCTCTGGGTATCATCCTGGATAGCCATAGCCGTCTTCCCGGTGGCCTTCGTCTACTACCTCTCCCAGTTCATCGGCCTCAGCCCCACTGCAGAGGCCCTCATCAAGGTCATCTTCATCCTTTCACTGACAGCCATAAACATTTCAGGTGTGGGGAGGGCCGGTAAGGTTAATGACGTCCTCACAGTCCTCAAGGTAGCCCCCCTGATCCTGCTGGTTGTCACTGGCATCCTGAGATTCATATGGGACCCCTCCGGCCTTCTATCCGGTTACACTCCCTTCGCACCCATGGGCCTCGGTGCCCTGGGCAGCGTGACGGTCCTGGTCTTCTGGGCCTATGTGGGCTTTGAACTTGTAACGGTCCCTGCCGGTGAGGTTAAGAATCCCGGGAGGATCATACCCCTTGCAATAATCATTGGGATGGTCTTCGTCATGGTCTTCTATCTCCTGACAAATTTCGTGATACTTGGACTTGTCCCATGGGGGGTCCTCACATCCTCCCCTGCACCACTCACACTTGCAGGTTACAGTGCCCTGGGGGGTGCGGGTGCTCTTATACTGACCCTCGGGGCCCTCATATCCATCGCGGGCTCTGAGGAGGCCGGTATGCTCACAACCGCCAGACTTCTGCATGTCATGTCCCTTGACGGGTTCCTCCCGGGGTGGCTGTCACGGATCCATCCAAGGTTCAGAACTCCTCACCTGAGCATACTGGTCCAGAACCTGACGGCGCTCGTGGCAGCCCTAACAGGAACCGCGGCGGGTCTTATTGAACTCTCTGTCCTTACACTGCTCCTTGCCTACATGTCAACCTGTGTTTCACTTCCTGTGCTCAGGAGGAGGCGCTACCGGGATGCCGGGGTACCCCTGAAGAGCATCCTCGGTGTCCTGATATGCCTGTATCTACTTGCAAATACAGGTACAGGCACCATACTTGCAGGCTCCCTCCTTATAGTCGCAGGGGTGCCGATCTACCTCAGGTACAGGAGAAGGAATCAGAACCTATAG